The Blautia pseudococcoides genome segment AACGTCGCTTTTTAAGTGGCATTTCTACGATTTCTCCATTGAGCAAACAAAATTTTGTATGATCTGTTGGAAATCCTTGGATACGTTCCGTCTCCGTAGCTGTTAACAATCGGATTTTTCCTGTCTTTTTATCTTTTACAATATGTGTTGTCCTACTAAAACTACCCTCTGAAGTCAGCATGGTACGGGCAGGTTTATCATAACTATCCAGCATCGCAATGGCTCCCTCAGAAAAGATATATTCATGACCATTCGCCGCCATCCTAGAAAGCTTTTTCCCTCCCTTTATATACTGCCATGTTTGACGATCTTCTTTAGGTAGTTTTCCCTTTGTTTCATCACATCTCGTAACAAAGGGATCCGTATAATAAAGCTTCTCTTCTGAGATAAAATAAGATTCATCCACATCTCCTGATTCCATAATGTCTCCTAATGTTATCTGTGTGCCATCATACTTGGGTGTCGTCTTAATACTATATACAACTCCATCTTTCATGATCCCTGTATTTTCAAATCCGAAACTAAAACTCTCAGATAACTCACCTATCCCCTCTGGAAGTTTCGTTATTAAAATTTTCTTATTATCAACATCATTAACAGGAAATGTTTCAGCAAAGAATCCGTCCTTCAACAAAACTTTACCCATACTTATTCTCTGTGTTTCTAAATTGTCACTATACTTATATCCAACTTTTTCTTGAATCGTAGCGCAGTATTTCATATCATCCCTATAAGCAAAAATAAATGTACGTCTTCTGCGCTGTTGATATCCATAATCTGCCGCATTGATCACACGCCATTCGACCGTATATCCCTGATCCCTAAAGCAAGTCAAAATAATTCCAAAGTCTCTTCCTCTCTGTTTTGCTGGAGACTTTAATAGTCTATCAACATTTTCAAGCAATATAAATGGAGGCTGTTTAGCTTCTATAGTGTCTCGTATAGACCACCATAAGACACCCTTTTTTCCTTCTAGTCCCTTTGATGTAGCTAATGATGAAGCCACCGAATAATCTTGGCAAGGAAATCCACCTACCAGAAGATTAAAATCAGGAATAGATGACTTATCTACCTCTTCTATATCGACGTTTGTGGTATCGTTCCCATTCACATCATATCTAGTGCCGAATCGATACACATAACAATCATGTGCATACTGCGTTTTCTTCTCTGCTGGTTCCCACTGATTGAACCAGACAGTATCCCATTTTTCTTTTTTATTTACATCCTCTAACGTCTTTATATGGTTCAATCCACAACGGAATCCACCTACTCCTGCAAATAACTCACAAACAGTCTTCTTCATTTAAAACTCCTCAATCTATTATTTTATATACAACCATTCCGATTAATTTTATGATAAATACAGAACTTTGTAAAGATCTTTTTCTATTTTTCTAAAAATCTTTTTTCTAATTGGCTTAATATGTAAGAATTATTCAACCAAAAACATTGTTTTGGAAATTTCCTGCCGTCTGGCAAGTCATATGTATCTTTTGCATTTCTTGCGTGTGGTCTGACGTGACATACTGGATTATCAGATGCTTTAGGAAAATTATTATAATTTTTCCCGTTTCGGACTTCTATTTTCAATCCATCCAGCATCACTTGCTTTGTCGCTTCCCATACAGATTTAACATCACCTTCCAAATCTTTGTAAGGAATATTCCAAAATTGACATCCTTTCAACCTTAATTCACTTTCTCTATCATATTTATAGACAACAAACAAAAATCGGGTCTCACGGAGATAATTTCCAAAAATAGAGTCATCCCACTCCTCTTGCACCAATTCTTTAAATTTAAATGTAGGAAATGACATATTTTCTCTGATTTTATTATTTTTTTCAATCCTGATAGTCTTCACCGCAATATTTGCTTTTTCAAATTCCTCCGCATGATTTCCCTTAATGCCCAATATCCTATACGCTAACATTGCTTCTAGATTTTTTGTTTTTTTCTGAATATCAATCTGAAATTCCTCACACAATTTTTTGACAGTATACCCACAATATGTATTTATCTTCTCTACAACATAATTTTCAAAAGAGACTTCTGCCTTTCCTTTAATAATTGGTTCATATGTGATTTTACCTGGAATAATGTAATTATTCAGAACATAGGTCATATATGAATTTTTAAATGCAAATGCCCTCGGTTTTGCCAATTCACTACTAAACGGTTGTTTTCGTCTATCTCTTGAACTGGAGGCCTTTGGTGCTGCGCCCAGATATAGAGTATCACTTTCAGACAGTTCATGTGCCTTACCAGCCCTTATTTTTTCTGATATAACATAAAAATCTTGTTCGATAATTTTGATATCCTGTTCCGGTGGAGAAAAAAGTTTCACATAACCAATTTTATAATCCAATCTATTCTCAATTTCTTTTTGATACAAATAATAAATCAGTAAAATCAATCTTGCTTTTTGCCACATATGGCTTTCTACAAAGGTTTCATTAACCACTGAATAGTAATCGATCATAGTTAGGATAAGCCTCTCCTTTGCAGAAATAGTTCCATTTTTATTTATCTTATATGGTGTGACTTTTAGTTCTACTCCAGCTTTTTCAAAATCTGGTTTAGCATCATTATTTGCCTCATAATGAAAATATCTTTCTTCAATTAATTCACCAAGTCCACCTTTTCTTTTTTTATTTTCGTGTTTCGCTTCGTAGTTGTTTATTTCTCGAACAACCATGGCTTTTGTTATATCATCTTCTACACATACCTCAGCAAAAGTTTTTCCTACCAGTTTTTTTCCGTATTCTTCAATCGATATGGGATCAGCTTCATCATATTCTAATTTGTATTGCATATTAAATCTCCTCATCATAATCTATCTTCTCAATTTTTTGATCAAAAATCACTTCCTCTATTACCCGAATACATTCTTCTGGTTTTTCCAATATGTCTTTCCCCCAAAAATGAATAACTGACCATCCCAGATATTGTAGTGCCTGATCTTTTTCAATATCCCGCTGCATATTACGCTGGATTTTTTTCACCCAATAATCCGGATTTCTTCCTTTTTCCAAGCGAGGCCGCAAAATTTCCCAATCTTTCCCATGGAAAAACTCACTATCACAAAAAATAGCAATATGATATTTTATTAAGACTATGTCTGGCCTTCCCGGTAAATCTTTATAATTCTTTCTATAGCGATATCCCTTTTTCCACAATTCCTTTCGTAGTTTTGTTTCAATCACAGTGTCTTTTCCACGAATACGACTCATAGTTTTATGACTTTTTTCTGTTACTTCTCCATGAAATCTTGGTTCAGTAGGTTTTTCTATTCCCACTAAATATCAACTCCTATTAACTAAAGTATACAATTAATTTTTAAAGGCTGACCACCTTACTTCTTGCACTAATAGAAGATTCTAATCGTCTCTTGATTTACGGTCAACCTCTATACCGTCCGATGATTTTTCGTAAACCACTATGCAAATTTGCGTTTTTCTAAGGTTAAATTATACGGTTTTTCGTCTTTTCCACCACTATATTTAATAATTCTCTATATAGTTAAACAATGTCCGCGATGTCGTCTGATTTGCAATCCTGAATCTCACATACCCTACCCAACACTCCCACGCGGACATTTTCATTTTCCCAAGTTTCACTAGCGCATTGGTATGAATTTTTGCAGATATAATCAAATCCATTATCATCATTTTACATTCTTCATATATTTCCATAATTTACAGGCATTGATTCGCCCCTATTTGTTGTATAACCAGCAAGTCATTATTTGTATTTTAACATCTTGTTCACTTGTACACAATCGAATAATCCTAAATTGCAATCTTCATTGGCACCCCTTTACCTATATCATTGTGCCCCCGAAAATCTTGCTTTGCATATCTCATGCCCGTATATAATATATCGTACCCTTATGCTCAACTTCACAATAATTTCAGAATCTACCCAAAACTTATCTGTACCATTCTAGGCGTAATTGCCTAAGCCCTTTCGGAATCAAAAAAGCTTCCCGAAATTTACTGCTGCTGTTTTACTTCCGGCAAAGATTTTACCTCTTTAGGTTCCTCCCAGGCATAATGCACTGCGGAATTATCATATACCAATGACAAAATTTTACCACAAGTGACAAATGATTGCTATACAGAACATCTACAATAATTTTTCCATCCCCAACCACTCCTACGCAAACATAAAAGCGATCATAATATCAGGCTCACCCCCAATACCATGACCGCTAACTGCTCCAAACCTATATTACCCCACAATATTATGAGGCACATACTTTTCTACCGGATAACTATTTCCTGCTGCATAAGTTTTATACCGAAGCATCTTTTCTCTTTGCCAGTTCAGATATACGCCTGACAATCTCCATATCACTTTCCTGTGTTTTATCATGTTTTCCCTTTACAGTCACATCTGTCCTGCTTCTCAAAGTATCTGCATAACAGTTAGACTGCTGCAGCCTTCCGGCTGCCAGGGGTATGCTATCCTTACCAAATTTTGTTCTGCCGCCTACTGCATCTCCATAAACGGATTACCATACATTAATTTTGTTTTTAAAACACCCATTTACATACTTCTTAATACAAATGCAGTAACCTAACCGCACTTTTTGCCGCTTTATACGTGAAATTTTCCAGCTCTCTTGCTGCATTTTTTAATTCTTTTCTTATCTCTATCTGCTGCGGACAGTGTTTTTCGCATTTTCCACACGCAACACACTGGGAAGCGCCGGAAAAATTCTTACGAAACGCCGTACATCTCAAATAATCCATCCTGGCAGCGCTTTTCCCCTCTGTGTAAACAGCATTATAACAAAGAAATGTTCCGGGGATATCCACGCCTTTTGGACAGGGCATACAATACCCACAGCCTGTGCAGCCCACCTTTACGCTTTTTTTAATCTCTTCTTTTACCTGGTCTATCAATTCCTCTTCTTCTGACGTCAAACTGCCTGCAGGACTTTCTGATGCTGTCCGAACATTTTCTTTCACCATCCCCATGGA includes the following:
- a CDS encoding Sau3AI family type II restriction endonuclease, translating into MQYKLEYDEADPISIEEYGKKLVGKTFAEVCVEDDITKAMVVREINNYEAKHENKKRKGGLGELIEERYFHYEANNDAKPDFEKAGVELKVTPYKINKNGTISAKERLILTMIDYYSVVNETFVESHMWQKARLILLIYYLYQKEIENRLDYKIGYVKLFSPPEQDIKIIEQDFYVISEKIRAGKAHELSESDTLYLGAAPKASSSRDRRKQPFSSELAKPRAFAFKNSYMTYVLNNYIIPGKITYEPIIKGKAEVSFENYVVEKINTYCGYTVKKLCEEFQIDIQKKTKNLEAMLAYRILGIKGNHAEEFEKANIAVKTIRIEKNNKIRENMSFPTFKFKELVQEEWDDSIFGNYLRETRFLFVVYKYDRESELRLKGCQFWNIPYKDLEGDVKSVWEATKQVMLDGLKIEVRNGKNYNNFPKASDNPVCHVRPHARNAKDTYDLPDGRKFPKQCFWLNNSYILSQLEKRFLEK
- the dcm gene encoding DNA (cytosine-5-)-methyltransferase translates to MKKTVCELFAGVGGFRCGLNHIKTLEDVNKKEKWDTVWFNQWEPAEKKTQYAHDCYVYRFGTRYDVNGNDTTNVDIEEVDKSSIPDFNLLVGGFPCQDYSVASSLATSKGLEGKKGVLWWSIRDTIEAKQPPFILLENVDRLLKSPAKQRGRDFGIILTCFRDQGYTVEWRVINAADYGYQQRRRRTFIFAYRDDMKYCATIQEKVGYKYSDNLETQRISMGKVLLKDGFFAETFPVNDVDNKKILITKLPEGIGELSESFSFGFENTGIMKDGVVYSIKTTPKYDGTQITLGDIMESGDVDESYFISEEKLYYTDPFVTRCDETKGKLPKEDRQTWQYIKGGKKLSRMAANGHEYIFSEGAIAMLDSYDKPARTMLTSEGSFSRTTHIVKDKKTGKIRLLTATETERIQGFPTDHTKFCLLNGEIVEMPLKKRRFMMGNALVVNLIEDMERTLDAIFDQE
- a CDS encoding very short patch repair endonuclease; the encoded protein is MGIEKPTEPRFHGEVTEKSHKTMSRIRGKDTVIETKLRKELWKKGYRYRKNYKDLPGRPDIVLIKYHIAIFCDSEFFHGKDWEILRPRLEKGRNPDYWVKKIQRNMQRDIEKDQALQYLGWSVIHFWGKDILEKPEECIRVIEEVIFDQKIEKIDYDEEI